The genomic interval TGCGTACCAGGGGCATCCCCAGGGGCCAGCCCCACTGGACGGTTTTTATATCCGCGCCGATGAGTTTCCTGTCCTCGGTGGACAGGCTTCTCAGCCAGTCTCGGACAGGTTCCTTTCCGCTTTCCTGCCTGAAGAAGTAAACCTTCAGCTGCATTCTTATTGCACCTCAATTGTATCAGAATAGATACATGCGTCAATGTGATCTGCGTTTCCTGGATAAATGCAACTTGAGGGCCAACAGCACACAATTGGGGGAGGGAAAGGGAACAAGAGGAATGTGTTCGCGAATACTTGTACCTTTTACCTTGTACCTCGTCCCTTTATCCTTGAACCCCCTCGGTGTCAAAGACAGGGATGGTCGAGAGAGAGAAGATAAGGGCAAACCGATTATCACTTCCAACCGTTGCTCAGTGAGCTATGGCTGACAAGCTCTCCTTTCACACTTTTGAGCGAAATGGCTCAATTCATATCCATGCCTTGCTTTGTTTACTTCCCATGCACTAGTCTATTCCCATGCCCCGCCCACCCCCGAACAGCAGATCCAGTTCCTGGTCAAGATCCACCCCTCGACCCTTCGACTAAGCTTCAGCCTTCGCTTCCACCGTCGCTAACCGCCTTCGCATTTAGCTTCGGCGTGTCAAGAAGCTATGGTGGACAGGAAAGCTATGGTGGACAGGAAAGCTTCCCCCTTCGCATAAAGCTTCACCCTTCGCATCAACCTCCTCCGTTGAAACTTCGGAGGTCAAGAGCTACGGGGGACAAGCCGGAGGACAGGCAGAGCAGGCTATTACTATTACTTTGCTTTTCTATAAGATTACCCCAAGTGTCGGCCGGGGCGGGGATTTGGCAATACCTGACACCGGGGATTATTATACCCTGGCGATGAGTTAACCGTCCCTTGTCAACAGCTTTTTAATCGTCTCGATCGACACAAGAGAGATGTCGCGGGGATGTTCCAGGAACGGGCGTACGTCCTCCTGCGCTTGCTTCCAGTCCAGTGCCGCAAGCCGGAGCTGAAGTTCGTCCACCCAATTGGCCGGTGTAAGGACCGGCCCTTTCCAGCCGGTCTGTTCCAGGGCGGCATTGAGCAAGGTCAGGTTGGGAGCCGGCCATTTGCGGTCCGAAAGGTACCAGGCGAGGTCGAAAAGGTCGCGGCCCTTGGTCCAGGGCCGGCTCAGGACCGCATGCAGCTTTCTCGCCAGCAGGGAGGACCTGTCGTGGTGGCAGAGGTTCAAGGTCACGTGACGCCGGACGATAGAGGTTTCGATGACCGCTCCTTCCGGGGGATTGGTGTC from bacterium carries:
- a CDS encoding type II toxin-antitoxin system RelE/ParE family toxin, which gives rise to MQLKVYFFRQESGKEPVRDWLRSLSTEDRKLIGADIKTVQWGWPLGMPLVR
- a CDS encoding nucleotidyl transferase AbiEii/AbiGii toxin family protein: FPGLPHELGFSPRPSQNLSIKVELDTNPPEGAVIETSIVRRHVTLNLCHHDRSSLLARKLHAVLSRPWTKGRDLFDLAWYLSDRKWPAPNLTLLNAALEQTGWKGPVLTPANWVDELQLRLAALDWKQAQEDVRPFLEHPRDISLVSIETIKKLLTRDG